The proteins below come from a single Chitinivibrionales bacterium genomic window:
- a CDS encoding carboxypeptidase-like regulatory domain-containing protein — MLPKPFLLITFSSILLSSYPYAQTVSLSGTVFNTDNVAVRGAVVALQNGKLSDTTDANGVFSITGNVGVVSVLPKAGVDEISVCGGFVRFSLVNDEQVFLSVFDCTGRILTSLKQFYKAGNYSIDLGRYAAHGLKIIRVAMGQPSYSFKMIDMEGSPSRPITQNHAQYLALSKRSASVDSLKVNAVRYWPLSQGVNSYNQSNINLIIASLIDTGVGASFHGVRPFPDDNPWNTPVDKDTVDPLSDRIIAGIGLNVSLHPDFCGQYNGGVCGIPYVVVTANTPRSTVTFDYADESDPGPYPIPANPPIEGGPSSTGDRHILMIDRDSWILYELYSAYPPGTGWTAGSGAIFKLDSDSLRQAGWTSADAAGLPIFPGLVRYDEVVEQKAVLHAVRFTVVNSRHAYLPPATHYASNKTADTLPPMGMRVRLKASVDISGYSANMQVILKALKTYGMIMADNGSNWYVSGAPDSRFDDNELNTLKQIKGSNFEVVKMRGMVTQ, encoded by the coding sequence ATGCTGCCAAAACCTTTTCTTCTTATTACTTTTTCATCAATTTTATTGTCAAGCTATCCCTATGCCCAAACTGTCTCGCTCTCCGGCACCGTTTTCAACACCGACAACGTGGCGGTCAGGGGAGCCGTCGTTGCATTGCAGAACGGCAAACTGTCGGACACCACGGACGCAAACGGCGTATTTTCGATCACCGGCAACGTCGGCGTGGTGTCGGTGCTCCCGAAGGCGGGCGTCGATGAGATATCGGTGTGCGGCGGTTTTGTCAGGTTCTCGTTGGTAAATGATGAACAGGTCTTTCTTTCGGTTTTCGACTGCACGGGCAGGATACTCACCTCTCTCAAACAATTCTATAAGGCGGGAAACTATTCGATTGACCTAGGAAGATATGCCGCGCATGGATTGAAAATCATTCGCGTTGCCATGGGTCAGCCATCGTACAGCTTCAAGATGATTGACATGGAAGGAAGTCCGTCCCGGCCGATCACCCAGAATCATGCTCAATATTTGGCTTTGTCAAAAAGGTCGGCGAGCGTGGATTCCCTCAAGGTAAATGCTGTACGCTATTGGCCCTTGTCGCAGGGAGTCAATTCATACAATCAATCCAATATCAATCTGATCATTGCATCGCTGATCGACACCGGCGTGGGCGCGAGCTTCCACGGCGTGCGGCCTTTCCCGGATGACAATCCGTGGAACACGCCGGTTGACAAGGACACCGTGGACCCGCTCTCCGACCGGATCATCGCCGGCATCGGCCTCAACGTGTCGCTGCACCCGGATTTCTGCGGCCAATATAACGGCGGCGTGTGCGGCATCCCGTACGTGGTGGTGACCGCGAATACGCCGAGGTCAACCGTGACGTTCGATTACGCGGACGAAAGCGATCCAGGCCCGTACCCCATTCCGGCCAACCCGCCCATTGAAGGCGGGCCGAGCTCAACCGGCGACCGGCACATCCTGATGATCGACCGCGACAGCTGGATTCTTTACGAATTGTACTCCGCGTATCCGCCGGGGACCGGCTGGACAGCGGGCTCCGGCGCCATCTTCAAGCTCGATTCCGATTCCCTGCGGCAGGCGGGCTGGACGTCGGCCGACGCGGCGGGCCTTCCCATTTTTCCCGGCCTCGTGCGCTACGACGAGGTGGTGGAGCAAAAGGCGGTGTTGCACGCGGTGCGGTTCACGGTTGTCAATTCGCGCCATGCCTATCTTCCGCCGGCCACGCATTACGCAAGCAACAAAACGGCCGACACGCTGCCGCCCATGGGCATGCGGGTGAGGCTCAAGGCAAGCGTCGACATCTCCGGCTATTCGGCCAACATGCAGGTGATTCTGAAGGCGCTCAAGACCTACGGCATGATCATGGCCGACAACGGGTCCAACTGGTACGTTTCCGGCGCGCCCGACAGCAGGTTCGACGACAACGAACTGAACACCCTGAAGCAGATAAAGGGGAGTAATTTCGAGGTGGTGAAGATGAGGGGGATGG